A single window of Nicotiana sylvestris chromosome 3, ASM39365v2, whole genome shotgun sequence DNA harbors:
- the LOC138886979 gene encoding uncharacterized protein: MKFTREELYTVPIWIRLPGSDFKYWSPKGLSKIGSLVGKPLMIDNNTKKKTGLNFSRVLIEVEMEAQLPNKVWFKNEKGALIEQKVIYDWKPGLCKFWEKEAETKNAKAQQAATTSNLASKTRKQQQQSEENVKSPKQMNGKIKSKINDGWITPMYTMYAFNNREERKELWNYLNITCQGCQETWIIMGDFNAVLRLDDKVGGLPITVGETRAFQECVDTCGLIEMSQHGNMYSWNERSGDQRIFSKIDWAFVNRDWLDRMPKYNAIFLPARVTDHCPISVHLVNAPLPRKKPFKFCNIWSQHPQFLEIVKEGWDSQIEGCVMLQVVRKLELLKRKLKGLKQGDIRTLVDEVNGLREELQQI; encoded by the exons ATGAAGTTCACGCGTGAGGAGCTATACACAGTGCCTATATGGATACGATTGCCAGGATCGGATTTTAAATACTGGAGCCCTAAAGGGCTGAGTAAAATAGGAAGTTTAGTAGGGAAGCCTCTTATGATTGACAACAACACAAAGAAGAAGACTGGGCTTAACTTTTCTCGCGTGTTGATTGAGGTGGAAATGGAAGCACAACTGCCAAACAAAGTTTGGTTCAAGAATGAGAAGGGAGCTTTGATTGAACAGAAGGTTATATATGACTGGAAGCCTGGCTTGTGCAAGTTTT GGGAAAAGGAAGCTGAGACAAAGAATGCTAAGGCACAGCAAGCAGCTACAACTTCTAATCTTGCAAGCAAGACTAGAAAACAACAACAGCAATCAGAGGAGAATGTCAAAAGTCCCAAGCAAATGAATGGAAAAATTAAAAGCAAGATAAATGATGGATGGATCACACCAATGTATACAA TGTATGCTTTCAACAATAGGGAGGAAAGGAAAGAGCTCTGGAACTACTTGAATATTACATGCCAAGGGTGTCAAGAAACTTGGATCATCATGGGTGATTTTAATGCGGTGTTGAGATTGGATGACAAAGTAGGAGGTCTTCCTATTACTGTAGGGGAAACTAGAGCGTTTCAGGAGTGTGTAGATACATGTGGTTTAATTGAAATGTCACAACATGGGAACATGTACTCATGGAATGAAAGAAGTGGAGATCAAAGAATCTTTTCTAAGATTGATTGGGCGTTTGTCAACAGAGATTGGCTGGATAGAATGCCTAAATATAATGCTATTTTCTTGCCCGCAAGAGTAACTGATCACTGTCCTATTAGTGTTCACCTAGTCAATGCTCCATTACCAAGGAAGAAACCTTTTAAGTTTTGTAATATATGGTCACAACATCCTCAATTCCTGGAGATAGTAAAAGAAGGATGGGACAGTCAGATAGAAGGATGTGTTATGTTACAAGTAGTGAGGAAGCTGGAATTACTGAAAAGGAAATTAAAGGGATTGAAGCAGGGAGATATTAGAACTCTAGTGGATGAAGTCAATGGCTTGAGGGAAGAACTACAACAGATATAA